DNA sequence from the Corynebacterium freneyi genome:
ACGATGGGCTGGCGCATCGACGAGGACGACGAACGCGGCGGCGTCGACGACGCCGAGCACCGCGAAACCGCCTACGACGGTTCCACCGCCATCCCCGTCACCCTGACCCGCTGATCCACCGACCCTCCGACCCGCGGAGAAACGCGGGGGAAAGGAAATCACCGACATGAGGCTCATCACGGCGATCATCAAGCCCACCACACTCGAGGACGTCCGGGCGGCGCTGGAGGAACTGGGCGTCTCCGGCCTCACGGTCGCGGAGGTCCGCGGCTTCGGGCGCCAAAAGGGCCAGGTCGAGGTCTACCGCGGAACGGAGTACCTGGTCGACTTCGTCGAAAAGCTCCGCCTGGACGTGGTCGTGCCCGATGACCTGGCCGAGGCCGCCCTCGACGCGGTCGCCGAGGCGGCCCGCACGGGCTCCATCGGCGACGGCAAGGCCTGGGCCACCGAGGTCACCGGCGCGGTGCGGGTGCGCACCGGCGAACGCGGCGAGGCCGCCCTGCGGTGATCGGCCAGTCGGCGGGTATGGTGGGAAAGCCATGTCCATGACACCGACACCATCAGGGAGATCGACCACCCGTGTTTGAATCACTCTCCGAACGGCTCACAGGGGCACTGAAGGATCTTCGGGGCAAGGGGCGTCTGTCCGAGGCGGACATCAACGCCACCGCCCGCGAGATCCGACTCGCCCTCCTCGAAGCCGACGTCTCCCTGCCCGTGGTGCGCGCCTTCATCAAGCGCATCAAGGAGCGCGCCGCGGGCGCGGAGGTCTCCCAGGCGCTGAACCCGGCGCAGCAGGTCATCAAGATCGTCAACGAGGAACTGATCCAGATCCTCGGCGGCGACACCCAGCGGCTGCGCCTGGCGAAGAACCCGCCGACGGTGATCATGCTCGCCGGCCTCCAGGGCGCCGGCAAGACCACGCTGGCCGGCAAGCTGGCCAAGCACCTGGCCGGCCAGGGACACACCCCGATGCTGGTGGCTTGCGACCTCCAGCGCCCGGGCGCCGTCCAGCAGTTGCAGATCGTCGGCGAACGCGCCGGCGTGCCCACCTTCGCGCCGGACCCCGGCACGTCGATGGATTCCCACGACCACGAGATGGGCACCTCCCACGGCGACCCCGTGGCCGTCGCCCAGGCCGGCATCGAGGAAGCCAAGCGCACCCAGCACGACGTGGTCATCGTGGACACCGCCGGCCGCTTGGGCATCGACGAGACCCTGATGACCCAGGCCCGCGACATCCGCGACGCCATCAACCCGGACGAAGTCCTCTTCGTCATCGACGCGATGATCGGCCAGGACGCCGTCGTCACCGCCGAAGCCTTCCGCGACGGCGTCGACTTCACCGGCGTGGTGCTGACCAAGCTCGACGGCGACGCCCGCGGTGGCGCGGCCCTGTCGATCCGCGAGGTCACCGGCAAGCCGATCATGTTCGCCTCCACCGGCGAAAAGCTGGAGGACTTCGACGTCTTCCACCCGGAGCGCATGGCCAGCCGCATCCTGGGCATGGGCGACATGCTCAGCCTCATCGAGCAGGCCGAGCAGGTCTTCGACCAGAAGGAAGCGGAGAAGACCGCCGCCAAGATGGGCTCCGGCGAGCTGACGCTGGAGGACTTCCTCGAGCAGATGCTCATGGTCCGCAAGATGGGCCCCATCGGCAACATCCTGAAGATGCTGCCCGGCGGCGCCCAAATGTCGGAGATGGCCGACATGGTCGACGAAAAGCACCTGGACCGCATGCAGGCGATCATCCGCGGCATGACCCCGGCCGAGCGCAACGACCCGAAGATCCTCAACGCGTCGCGTCGCAAGCGCATCGCCGCCGGTTCCGGTGTGTCGGTCAGCGAGGTCAACCAGCTGGTCGACCGTTTCTTCGAGGCCCGCAAGATGATGGCCCAGATGGCCGGCCGGTTCGGCATGCCCGGCGGCCGTCCGTCGAATCGCAGGAACAAGAAGGGCCGCAAGGGCAAGAAGGGCCGGGGCCGCGGTCCGACGCCGCCGAAGGCGATGCGTCAGGGCGGCATGCCGGGTATGCCCGGAATGCCGGGAATGCCCGGTATGCCGGGCATGGGCGGCGGCGGAATGCCGGACATGTCCGAGCTGCAGAAGATGATGAAGAACCAGATGCCCCCGGGCATGGAGGGCATCGACCTGGACAACCTGGACTTCGGCCAGGGCGGCGGGGGCCGGAAGTAGAAGCCCCCGGCCGCCCGGCGGTCAGCGGCGCTCGAGTTCGTCGAAGATCGGCTCGAGCTCGCGGGCCAGCAGCGGCTGGAGGGAATCCGCGTAGGCCACGCTGAGGTGGTTCGAGTCGCGGTAGACGATGATGTTGCCGACCACGGCGGGGCAGTGGTCGGGCAGGCAGATCGCGTCCGACATGTCGATGGACCAGCCGTGCTCGAAGCCGTCCAGCAGGGGTGCGGCGGGGTCGCGGTCGGCCAGGCCCTCGTCGCGGGCGATGCCGCAAGCCTTGGCGGCCTCGGCGGCGTCGGTGTCGTCGCGCCAGTTGACCTTGCGTTCGGCGAGGCATTCGGGGGCGTTGGTGGGGGTGCCGTCGTCGTCGACGAGCCAGGGGTTGCTGCGCAGTCCCACCATCGGGATGCCCTCGTCGTCGAGGAAACGGAAGGCCGCGGCCATGCCGGGCGCGAGTTCGTCGGTGCCTTCGCCCCAGTCGCCCCTGGCGCGGGTCGAGGCGGTCACGACCAGGTCGGGCCGTTCGAACGCGATGCGTCCGAGGACGTTCTTCGACCATTCGATGCAGTCGTCGTCGGAGCCGTGCAGGGGAGTGTCGAGGGTGATCACGCAGCCCTGACGGGTGACGGGGATGAGCCGCCAGCCGCGGTCGCGGGCGATGCGGTCGAGGACGCTGCTCCACTGTTCGGAGTGGGAGCTGCCGATGAGGAACATGGTCCTCTTCCCGTGCGGGTCGCCGTAGACGCACGGTTGGCCGGCGCCGGGGCCGAAGCGTTTGCCGTCGGCCATGTGCGTCGGTTCTTCGTCGGAGTAGGTCAGGCAGCCGTCTTCCGCGGTGATCGGGTAGGCGTCGCCGACGTATTCGGGGGCGGGCCTGGGTTCGAGGCCGCGGGGGACCGGGTAGCCGTCGCTGAGCGCGAGGGCGCCGGGGTAGGCGATGGGGTCGAGGCGGGTCGCGGCGGAGGCTTCGGCGCGGCGGGTGTATTCCTGGCCGAGGCCGAGCAGCGACCCGTACATCGCCACCAGCACGACTGCGGCGACGGCGCGGGCGGCACCAGGGCCGGTGGCCAGGGAGCGCAGGCCCGCGCGGAGCCGTCGTTCCCCGACGAGCGGCCGCGGGGCCTTCTGCATCAGGGGCTTTTCGACGAAGCGGTGCGTGAGCCATGCCAGTCCGAGGGACGCGGCGATGACGGCGGTGCCGATGCCCGCATCGACCTCGTCGAGTCCCAGCGCCGACATGGAGATGATCAGCAACGGCCAGTGCCACAGGTACAGGGCGTAGGCGAGGTCGCCGAGCGTCGTCATGAATCCGGATTCCAGGAACCGGGACATGAAGCCGGCGCCTCCGCCGAGGATGACCAGTGCCGCGCCGCCCAGGGGCCACAGCGTCCACGGCCCGGGGAACTCTGCGGCGCCGTCGAAGAGGAATCCGGTGGACACGATCATGGCCACGCCCAGGACGGGCAGGGCGGGGGCGATGAGGCGGGGCGTCGCAAAGCGGGCGACCGCCAACGCCAGCAGACCGCCGGCGGCGAGCTCCCACATGCGCGACCAGGTGGAGTAGTAGTTCTGGCCCTGGTCCTGACCGTGCAGGACGGTGGCGTACCAGAAGGACGCGACGGTGGCGGCGACCAGCAGCGGCGCCATGATCGTGGCGACGCGCGGTCGGGCGTGGGTGGCGCGCAGCACGAACGCGATGGCGGACACGATGAGGATGCCGAACAGGTAGAACTGCCCCTGCACCGACATCGACCACAGGTGCTGCAGCGGCGAGACCTGCGCCGACGCCGCGGCGTAGTCGGCGCCCTGGTCCGCCAACACGATGTTCTGCACGTACAACAGCGCCGCGGGCAGCTGGGCGGCGATTTCGCCGTTGATCAGCGCCGGCGCGAAAGCCAGGACTCCGGCGGTGGTGGCGGCGACGACGACGATGAGCGACGGCAGCAGCCTGCGGATGGTCCGCCACAGCGAATGCCAGACGTTGATCGACCGGTCGCCGCGATCGGCGTTGCGCATCTGCGAGCCGAGGAAGAAGAACCCCGACAGCAGCAGGAACACGTCGACGCCGCCGGAGACCCGGCCGTCGAACACGTGAAAGACCACCACGAGGGCGATGGCCAGGCCGCGCAGCCCGTCGAGGTCGTGACGGTACGCGCCCGTCGATGCATTGGCCGTGGTCATTCGGAGTCCTCCCTGGTGCGGCCGGTGCGTTCGATGTCGTCGAGGATCGGGGCCATGCGGCGCTTCATTTCGGCGGACATCGTCTGCGCGAACTGGTCGGACAGGTGATTGTCGTCGCGGTAGACGTAGATGTTGCCGATGACCGCCGGACAGTGGACGGGGCCGCACAGGACGTCGGAGAAGTCGAGGGGGTACCCGCCGGGCAGGCTTTCGAGGATGCCGTGAGCCGGGTCGCCGGGGGAGAGCACCCGTTCGCGCAGCGGTCCGCACGTGACGGGGTCTCCGCCGGCGGCGACGCAGTCGGTGGCGCGGTACGGGCCGTCCGCGTCGTCGATGAGCCACGGGGTGTCGCGGATGCCGACGACGGGGATGGACATGTCGGTCAGCGCCCGCCAGAAGTCGACGTAGCCGTCGGGGGTGTAGTCGGTGTTTTCGAACCCGGGGCGACTGGAGGTGGTGACCACCAGGTCGGGGCGAACGTCGGCGAGGTGGGCGACGACGGCATGCGACCAGTCGGCGCACCGGTCGCTCATGTCCCACACGGGCGACAGGAACGTGGCGCAGCCGGGCCGGAGGATGACCTCGAGTCGGTAACCGTTGTCGCGGGCGACTTCTTCGAGAGGGGAGAACCACTGTTCGGAGTGGGAGCCGCCGACGAGGACGATCGATTTGTCGGAGTCGACGTCGCCGTAGACGCAGGGGGACTCGTCGGTGTAGCGCTTGACGGTTTCGATGTGGTCGGCGTCGTCGCCGGATTCGGACAGGCAGCCTTCCTGGGCGGGCAACGGCCACATGTTGTTGATCAGGTCCTGGCCGGGGCGGTAGGGCACGTCGTCGGGCACGGGTGCGCCGTCGGTGACGGCCCGCGCGCCGGGGTAGGCGGCGGGGTCGAGGACTTCGGCGCGGGCGAGTTCGATGCGGTGCTTCTGCACGGGGAAGGCGGCGAGCATCGTCAGGGCGAGCAGTCCCAGCGCGGCACCCGCCAGCGCGCGGCGTCGGGCTGCGGGCTCGGTGCGCAGGTCGGCCCGCGCCCGGCGGACCGGGTGGTCGCCGATCTTCGGTCGCTTGCCCTTCATCATGAGGGGCTTTTCGACGAAGCGGTGGGTCAGCCACGCCAACACCAGAGAGGCGGCGATGACGGCGGCGCCGAGCTTTTTGCCGGGGGCGTTGGCGCCGACGGCGAGCAAACCGAGGATGAGCAGCGGCCAGTGCCAGAGGTAGAGGGCGTAGGCGATGTCGCCGAGTCGGCGCATGGGGCGCGAGGCCAGCCACGCGGAGACGACGCCCGTGCCGCCGCCCAGGACCACCAGTGCGGCGCCCAGCAGGGGCCACAGCGCCCAGGGGCCGGGGAACAGTGCGGCACCGTCGAGGAAGAAGCCGGTGGCGACGATCATGGCCACGCCGATGGCGGGCAGCCAGGGCTTGAGCTTCGCGGGGATCGGAATGGCGGCGGTGACGTAGATGAGCAGACCGCCGACGGCGATTTCCCAGATGCGCGACCAGGTGGAGTAGTAGTTCAGGCCCTGCGACGTTTCGTGGAGCCACGTGGCGTAGCCGAAGGAGGCGATGGTGGCGACCAGGAGGATGGGCGGCATCACGGAGCGGACGGTGCGACCAGAATTACGTCTGCGCAGCACGTACGCGATGGCGGACACCAGCAGGATGGCGCCGAGGTAGAACTGTCCCTGCACCGACATCGACCACAGGTGCTGCAGCGGGGACACCGTCGACCCGGCGACGGCGTAGTCCTCCGCTTGGCGGGCGAGGACGATGTTCTGCCGGTACAGGACGGAGGCCGACAACTGGCCGGCCATCGACGGCGATTGCAGCTGGGGGAACCAGGCGATCGCGGCGGCCGTGGTGGCGGCGAGAACGACGATCAACGCGGGCAGGAGGCGGCGGGCGGTGCGCCACAGGGAATGCAGCGGGTTGATCGACTGACCGGATCGGTCGGCGTTGCGGATCTGCGCGCCGAGGAAGAAGAAGCCCGACAGCAGCAGGAACACGTCGACGCCGCCGGAGACGGTGCCGCCGAACACGTGGAAGAGCACGACCAGCGCGATCGCCAAACCGCGCAGACCGTCGAGGTCATGGCGGTACGCGCTGGCGCGGTCGGGCGTGTTCAGTTGGGCACCTCTGGGATCTTCTGGCTGGTCGGTGACGCTGGCAGGATAACAATTCGATGTAGGTGGGCGTCGGACCGGACGCCTTTTGGAGGTCTGCGTCGCCGCTGGTATCGTTTTCGGGGTTGTCCGCGCGCCGCGTGGGCGACGCTGCGGTTCGTCGGGCCCGACCACGGTCGACCGATGGTCACCCGCAGATCAATCCAAGGGCAAAACCGGCCTCCGCCGCGAATGCGGGGGTGTCACAAGAATTGCCCCGTGACCGAGAGGAAGACGCCACATGGCCGTCAAGATCAAGCTTCAGCGCATCGGCAAGATCCGCACCCCGCACTACCGCGTCATCGTCGCCGACGCCCGCACCCGTCGTTCGGGTCGCGTCATCGAGAACATCGGCATCTACGAGCCGAAGTCCGAGCCGTCCGTCATCAAGATCGACTCCGAGCGCGCCCAGTACTGGCTGTCCGTCGGCGCCCAGCCGACCGAGCCGGTTCTGGCCCTGCTGAAGGTCACCGGTGACTGGCAGAAGTTCAAGGGCCTGCCGGGCGCCGAGGGCACCCTGAAGGTGGCCGAGGAGAAGCCGTCGAAGCTGGACCTGTTCAACCAGGCTCTGGCCGAGGCCAACGAGGGCCCGACCGCGGAGGCCATCACCGAGAAGCGCCGCGCCGCCAAGGAGGCCGCCGAGGCCAAGGCCGCGAAGGAGGCCGAGGAAGCCGCCGCGAAGGAGGCCGCCGAGGCCGCCGAGGACGCTCCGGCCGAGGAGGCCGCCGAGTAATTCGGTTGCTTGACGCCGTCACCCATCGGGTGGCGGCGTTTTCGCATGTCCGGGGTAGCATTTTCGCCCATGGCCCCGGCACGTTGCCGTCGCTGCTGGTCGGCGAGCGCGCACCCGAACGGTGTCCGTCGACGGTGGCCGCGTGACGGATCTTTGACCCCGGCGCGATAGTCTGGGCGCGTGAGCCAGAAGAATTCGGGAAACCAGGGCGGCGCCGGTGGCGACCTCGTGCAGATCGGCCGGGTCATCAAGCCCCACGGCGTGCGCGGCGAGGTCGTCGTCGACGCGACCACCGACGATCCGGAGGGCCGCTTCGCGGTCGGGGCGGTGCTCGTCGGCAAGCAAGCCGGACGCGAGCGCGAGCTGACCGTGAAGTCCATGCGCCCCCACCAGGGGCGGCTGCTCGTCTTCTTCGACGAGGTCCCGAACCGCAACGACGCCGAAACGCTGCGCGGCATGCGCTTTTTCGCGGCGCCCGTGTTCGACGACGATGAGGCTTACTACGACCACGAGCTCATCGGACTGCGGGTGCTCGACGTCGGCGACGTCGACGAGGACACCGCCAACGCCCGCGCGTACGAGGGCCAGCTGCCGGAGCCGGAGGACATCGGCGAGATCGTCGGCGTCATCCGCAACCCCGCCCAGCGTCTGCTCGAGGTGCGGCTGGACGACGACGGCCGCGACGTGTACGTGCCCTTCGTCCACGCGCTGGTGCCGATCGTCGACGTGGACAACGGCGCGGTCGTCATCACCCCGCCGGAAGGACTGCTGGAGCTGTGACCGCCATGCGCCTGGACGTGGTGACCATCTTCCCGGACTACCTCGACCCGCTGCGCCACGCTCTGCTGGGCAAGGCGATCGAGAAGGGCATCCTCGAAGTGGGGGTGCACGACCTGCGGCAGTGGGCGACCGGCGTGCACCAGGCCGTCGACGATTCGCCGTACGGCGGCGGCCCCGGCATGGTCATGAAACCCGACGTGTGGGGCCCGGCGCTCGACGACGTCGCCGCCGGCACCGGTCCGGCCGCGCGCGCGGAGGCCCTCGATTCGGCGATGCCGCACCGCGGGCAGGCCCGGCACGACGAGCTGGCCGGTCTGCCGGAGACGTCGTCGTACCCGGAGGCCGCGGGCGCGGGCGAGGACGTCGCAAAGCCCCTGCTCGTCGTGCCGACCCCGGCGGGCGCCCCCTTCACGCAGGACATGGCGCGGCGCTGGTCGCACGAGGAGCACATCGTGTTCGCGTGCGGGCGCTACGAGGGCATCGACCAGCGCGTCGTCGACGATGCCGCGCACCGGTACCGGGTGGAGGAGGTCTCCATCGGCGATTACGTGCTCATCGGCGGCGAGGTCGCGGTGCTGGTGATGGCCGAGGCCGTCGTGCGTCTGGTGCCGGGGGTGCTGGGCAACCGGCGCAGCCACGAGGAGGACAGCTTCTCCGACGGCCTGCTGGAGGGCCCGGGCTACACAAAGCCGCGGGTGTGGCGGGGCCTGGAGGTGCCGCCGGTGCTGCTGTCGGGCAATCATGCGAAGGTCGACCGGTGGCGGCGGGATCAGGCGTTGCTGCGCACCGCGGCCCGTCGGCCCGAGCTGCTCGACGACGTGGACCTGTCGGCCCGGGACCGCAAGACGCTTGACGACGGCGTCAGCCCGGAGGAGTAGCGCCCGGGCCGGTGGGGTGCGCCGCTAGGTCGACAACATGAGCAGGAAGATCGCGTCGCGGTGGTCGGCGTGGACCGAGTGGACGACGCCCTCGGGCACGTGGAGGACGCGGCCCGGCTTGAGGTGATGGTCGCGGTCTTCGACGGTGAACGTCAGGCAGCCTTCGATGACCTGCACGGTCAGCGGGTGGGGTGCGTGGTGGTCGTCGAGGCGTTGGCCCTTGGCGAAGGTGAACACCACCATCGTCGCGCCGTCGGCGGTCAGGACGCGTGTGGCGGCGGGGAAGTCGCCGTCCTTGGCTTCGGGGGCGGCGTCGAGAACGTCGATGAAGGTTTCGGGGGTTTCGCTCATGGCTGCTCCTGGGGAGGGCTCGGTGCGGATACTCGAGCCTTAAGTGGAACGGCAGATACCACAACAATAGGTGGGATCCGGGCGACGTGCTAGACAGTTCCCATGACCCGATACCAGACCATCACGCGCGCGCTGTTCGACCCGGAGGATCTCCCGGCCATCGGCGAGCGCATCCTCGCCGAGTTCGCGTCCCTGAACCTGACCGTGGTGAAAAACCGCGTGGTCATGCCGTTGGCGGGGGAGGACGGCGCGGTCGACGCCCAGGCGGAGTCGCTCATGGACCGGTGGTTGTCGATGAGGTCGCAGCCGCCGACCGTCGAGAAGCTCCATGCGCTGCACATCGTGGCCGACGGCCCGGCGGCCCTTGAGTCGGAGGTCACCGAGGCGGTCGGCCGCGGTCTCGGCGAGTCGACCCCGTGGGTGGGCGAGACCACGGTGATCGAATGAGCCGCGTGTCCGTGGCCCGGCCGTCGCACGTCGTCGGGTGGGGCACCGCGTTGGTGGCGTTGGCCTGGTTCGCGTCGACGTCGACGGGGGCGGAGATGGACGTGCGTTTCGCCGAGTGGGTGCGCGATCTGCGGGCCGGGGCGCTCGACGGTGATCTCGACGGCGCGTTCATGGGCGTGACCGAGGTGTTCCGCCCGCTGTTCGTCGCCCCGGCGACGCTGGTGGCGGCGTTTTTCCTGTGGCGGCGCCTGCGGGCGATGGCGCTGCTGGTGCCGTTGGCGTTCGCGGCGTCGATCGCCATGACGTACGTGATGAAGTGGCTGCTCGACCGGGATCGTCCCGCTGGCCCGTTGCGCCTGTCGGAGTTGCCGGCGCTGCACGACGGCGCCTTCCCGTCGGCGCACGTCGCGGGTGTCACGGCCACCGGCATGGCGCTCATCCAGGTGCTCGCCCCGATGGTGCGCCGTGGCCTGGCCGTCGCGTTGAAGTGGGCGGTCGTCGCCTTGATCGGCGTCGTCGCGTTGAGCCGCGTGTGGGTGGGGGCTCATTGGCTTTCCGACGTCGCCGGCGGATTGGCGGCCGGTGTGGTGGGCCTGATCATCGCGTTGCTGATCATGCGGTCGGCTCCGGTACGGCGGATCACTGCAGGCGCCGCAGGTACGCCTGCGCCAATTCCGCTCCC
Encoded proteins:
- a CDS encoding P-II family nitrogen regulator; this translates as MRLITAIIKPTTLEDVRAALEELGVSGLTVAEVRGFGRQKGQVEVYRGTEYLVDFVEKLRLDVVVPDDLAEAALDAVAEAARTGSIGDGKAWATEVTGAVRVRTGERGEAALR
- the ffh gene encoding signal recognition particle protein, translated to MFESLSERLTGALKDLRGKGRLSEADINATAREIRLALLEADVSLPVVRAFIKRIKERAAGAEVSQALNPAQQVIKIVNEELIQILGGDTQRLRLAKNPPTVIMLAGLQGAGKTTLAGKLAKHLAGQGHTPMLVACDLQRPGAVQQLQIVGERAGVPTFAPDPGTSMDSHDHEMGTSHGDPVAVAQAGIEEAKRTQHDVVIVDTAGRLGIDETLMTQARDIRDAINPDEVLFVIDAMIGQDAVVTAEAFRDGVDFTGVVLTKLDGDARGGAALSIREVTGKPIMFASTGEKLEDFDVFHPERMASRILGMGDMLSLIEQAEQVFDQKEAEKTAAKMGSGELTLEDFLEQMLMVRKMGPIGNILKMLPGGAQMSEMADMVDEKHLDRMQAIIRGMTPAERNDPKILNASRRKRIAAGSGVSVSEVNQLVDRFFEARKMMAQMAGRFGMPGGRPSNRRNKKGRKGKKGRGRGPTPPKAMRQGGMPGMPGMPGMPGMPGMGGGGMPDMSELQKMMKNQMPPGMEGIDLDNLDFGQGGGGRK
- a CDS encoding acyltransferase family protein, with translation MTTANASTGAYRHDLDGLRGLAIALVVVFHVFDGRVSGGVDVFLLLSGFFFLGSQMRNADRGDRSINVWHSLWRTIRRLLPSLIVVVAATTAGVLAFAPALINGEIAAQLPAALLYVQNIVLADQGADYAAASAQVSPLQHLWSMSVQGQFYLFGILIVSAIAFVLRATHARPRVATIMAPLLVAATVASFWYATVLHGQDQGQNYYSTWSRMWELAAGGLLALAVARFATPRLIAPALPVLGVAMIVSTGFLFDGAAEFPGPWTLWPLGGAALVILGGGAGFMSRFLESGFMTTLGDLAYALYLWHWPLLIISMSALGLDEVDAGIGTAVIAASLGLAWLTHRFVEKPLMQKAPRPLVGERRLRAGLRSLATGPGAARAVAAVVLVAMYGSLLGLGQEYTRRAEASAATRLDPIAYPGALALSDGYPVPRGLEPRPAPEYVGDAYPITAEDGCLTYSDEEPTHMADGKRFGPGAGQPCVYGDPHGKRTMFLIGSSHSEQWSSVLDRIARDRGWRLIPVTRQGCVITLDTPLHGSDDDCIEWSKNVLGRIAFERPDLVVTASTRARGDWGEGTDELAPGMAAAFRFLDDEGIPMVGLRSNPWLVDDDGTPTNAPECLAERKVNWRDDTDAAEAAKACGIARDEGLADRDPAAPLLDGFEHGWSIDMSDAICLPDHCPAVVGNIIVYRDSNHLSVAYADSLQPLLARELEPIFDELERR
- a CDS encoding acyltransferase family protein, coding for MVGPDEPQRRPRGARTTPKTIPAATQTSKRRPVRRPPTSNCYPASVTDQPEDPRGAQLNTPDRASAYRHDLDGLRGLAIALVVLFHVFGGTVSGGVDVFLLLSGFFFLGAQIRNADRSGQSINPLHSLWRTARRLLPALIVVLAATTAAAIAWFPQLQSPSMAGQLSASVLYRQNIVLARQAEDYAVAGSTVSPLQHLWSMSVQGQFYLGAILLVSAIAYVLRRRNSGRTVRSVMPPILLVATIASFGYATWLHETSQGLNYYSTWSRIWEIAVGGLLIYVTAAIPIPAKLKPWLPAIGVAMIVATGFFLDGAALFPGPWALWPLLGAALVVLGGGTGVVSAWLASRPMRRLGDIAYALYLWHWPLLILGLLAVGANAPGKKLGAAVIAASLVLAWLTHRFVEKPLMMKGKRPKIGDHPVRRARADLRTEPAARRRALAGAALGLLALTMLAAFPVQKHRIELARAEVLDPAAYPGARAVTDGAPVPDDVPYRPGQDLINNMWPLPAQEGCLSESGDDADHIETVKRYTDESPCVYGDVDSDKSIVLVGGSHSEQWFSPLEEVARDNGYRLEVILRPGCATFLSPVWDMSDRCADWSHAVVAHLADVRPDLVVTTSSRPGFENTDYTPDGYVDFWRALTDMSIPVVGIRDTPWLIDDADGPYRATDCVAAGGDPVTCGPLRERVLSPGDPAHGILESLPGGYPLDFSDVLCGPVHCPAVIGNIYVYRDDNHLSDQFAQTMSAEMKRRMAPILDDIERTGRTREDSE
- the rpsP gene encoding 30S ribosomal protein S16, with the protein product MAVKIKLQRIGKIRTPHYRVIVADARTRRSGRVIENIGIYEPKSEPSVIKIDSERAQYWLSVGAQPTEPVLALLKVTGDWQKFKGLPGAEGTLKVAEEKPSKLDLFNQALAEANEGPTAEAITEKRRAAKEAAEAKAAKEAEEAAAKEAAEAAEDAPAEEAAE
- the rimM gene encoding ribosome maturation factor RimM (Essential for efficient processing of 16S rRNA) produces the protein MQIGRVIKPHGVRGEVVVDATTDDPEGRFAVGAVLVGKQAGRERELTVKSMRPHQGRLLVFFDEVPNRNDAETLRGMRFFAAPVFDDDEAYYDHELIGLRVLDVGDVDEDTANARAYEGQLPEPEDIGEIVGVIRNPAQRLLEVRLDDDGRDVYVPFVHALVPIVDVDNGAVVITPPEGLLEL
- the trmD gene encoding tRNA (guanosine(37)-N1)-methyltransferase TrmD — its product is MRLDVVTIFPDYLDPLRHALLGKAIEKGILEVGVHDLRQWATGVHQAVDDSPYGGGPGMVMKPDVWGPALDDVAAGTGPAARAEALDSAMPHRGQARHDELAGLPETSSYPEAAGAGEDVAKPLLVVPTPAGAPFTQDMARRWSHEEHIVFACGRYEGIDQRVVDDAAHRYRVEEVSIGDYVLIGGEVAVLVMAEAVVRLVPGVLGNRRSHEEDSFSDGLLEGPGYTKPRVWRGLEVPPVLLSGNHAKVDRWRRDQALLRTAARRPELLDDVDLSARDRKTLDDGVSPEE
- a CDS encoding cupin domain-containing protein, whose translation is MSETPETFIDVLDAAPEAKDGDFPAATRVLTADGATMVVFTFAKGQRLDDHHAPHPLTVQVIEGCLTFTVEDRDHHLKPGRVLHVPEGVVHSVHADHRDAIFLLMLST
- a CDS encoding phosphatase PAP2 family protein, coding for MSRVSVARPSHVVGWGTALVALAWFASTSTGAEMDVRFAEWVRDLRAGALDGDLDGAFMGVTEVFRPLFVAPATLVAAFFLWRRLRAMALLVPLAFAASIAMTYVMKWLLDRDRPAGPLRLSELPALHDGAFPSAHVAGVTATGMALIQVLAPMVRRGLAVALKWAVVALIGVVALSRVWVGAHWLSDVAGGLAAGVVGLIIALLIMRSAPVRRITAGAAGTPAPIPLPGLRRRRR